The Hyphomicrobiales bacterium nucleotide sequence CATGCCGTGGACGTCCATGGCACGCACGGTGGCGAAGCTGCGCTGACCGAGCGGTGGATATTTGCAGGCGCGCGCGAAGGCGGCCGCCTCCTGGCCGGAATTGATCATCGGGCAGATGACCCCCGCCGCACCCGCGTCTGGCGCCCGGCCGATGAGCGCCTCATCGCCGATGCCGACCCGCACCACAGGTGCTGCCCCCGCCGCGGCGACGCCGGCCACCGCCTCGGCCATGTCGGTATAGGGGGATTGGCCGTGCTGCATGTCGATGACGACGGCGTCCCAGCCGTCGCGGGCGAGCGCGACCGCGACCTCGGGCGCTGCGAAGGCGTGCCACGCCGCATACAGCGTGTCGCCGTTCGCGAAGCGGGATTTCAGGGCGATGGCCGCCATCGGGGCGGGTTCGCGCGGCCGGTCACTTGCCGCCGAGTTCGGTCACGGCCTTGGCCATCAGCTCTTCCATGGTACGTCGGATCTGATGGTCGGACTGTTCCACACCTCTGGCGTCGAAGTCGCTGCGCAACTTGCGGAACACGTCCTCCTCACCCGGCTCCTCGAAATCGGCCTTGACGACGCTCTTCGCATAGGCCTCCGCTTGCTCGCCGGAAAGCCCGAGCTTTTCTGCCGCCCACAGGCCGAGCAGCTTGTTGCGCCGGGCCGTAGCCCTGAATTTCAGCTCCTCGTCGTGAGCGAATTTGGCCTCAAACCCTTCCTGGCGCTTGTCGAAGGTGGTCATCTGGCAGTCCTGTCGTGTCCCTGAGAGCTCTCGCCGGCCGCGGAACACGGCGTTCCGTCGCCCGTGCTCAGACCTTGCATAGCCTGCAGTCTGCCTTAAATCAACTGTGGACCGAGTGCGCGTCCGATGCATTGTGCAGCCGCCCGCAATCGGATAGCTTGCAGCCCGGCCGCCGCCGATTCCGGCGCCGGCAGCGTCCCGATTCCCAAGGCCAACATGCCGCGCGGCCTCGGACGATGGGGCGTCTTTTCAACCCACCAGGAGATTAGGCCATGAACCGCCGTCGTCGAGTTTACGAGGGCAAGGCGAAGATCCTTTATGAAGGCCCGGAGCCGGGAACCCTGGTCCAGCATTTCAAGGACGACGCCACCGCCTTCAACAGGAAGAAGCATGCGATCGTCGACGGAAAGGGCGTCCTCAACAACCGCATCTCGGAATATATCTTCCAACGGCTAAACGAGATCGGCGTTCCGACCCATTTCATCCGCCGGCTCAATATGCGCGAGCAACTTATTCGCGAGGTGGAGATTATCCCGCTCGAAGTGGTTGTGCGCAACATTGCCGCCGGCTCGATTTCCGAGCGGCTCGGGATCGCGGAGGGGACGCCGCTGCCGCGCTCCATCGTCGAGTTCTATTACAAGAACGACGAGCTCAACGACCCGATGGTCGCCGAGGAGCACATCACCGCCTTCGGCTGGGCCAACCCGCAGGAGATCGACGACATCATGTCGCTGGCGCTGAGGGTCAACGACTTTCTGTCCGGCCTGCTTCTCGGCGTCGGCATCCGCCTCATCGACTTCAAGATGGAGTTCGGCCGCCATTACGAGAACGACCTGGTGCGGATCGTGCTCGCCGACGAGATCAGCCCGGATTCCTGCCGGCTGTGGGACGTGCAGACCGCCGACAAGCTGGACAAGGACCGCTTTCGCCGCGACATGGGCGGGCTGATCGAGGCCTATACGGAGGTTGCGCGCCGGCTCGGCATCCTGGTCGAGCAGGACCAGGAGCGTCCGAGCGGCCCGGTCCTGGTCAAGCACTGAGCGCCGCGGGGTCTGCCTTGAAGGCCCGCATCATCGTCACTCTCAAGCCGGGCGTGTTCGACCCGCAGGGCAAGGCGATCCAGAACGCGCTCGCAGCCCTTGGTTTTTCCGGCGTCAAAGAGGTCCGCCAGGGCAAATATATCGAGGTCAAGCTCGACGAGACCGACAAGGCCAAGGCCGAGGCCGAGGCCGAGAAGATGTGCGAGAAGCTGCTCGCCAACGCGGTGATCGAAAATTACGCGATCGAGCTTGAGTGAAGGGCGGTTCTGCGAAAATGAGCCTTCAGGCCGCGATCATCCTGTTTCCGGGCATCAACCGCGAGCGCGACATGGGGCTGGCGGTGAAGGCGGTCTCCGGCCGCGATCCGCGGATCGTCTGGTACATGGAGACCGAACTGCCGGCCGCCGACGTCTTTATCATCGCCGGCGGATTTTCCTATGGCGACTATCTGCGCTCGGGCGCCATCGCCGCGCGGGCGCCGGTGATGGCGGACCTGGCCAGGAAGGCCGAAGCCGGCGCGACCGTGCTCGGCATCTGCAACGGCTTTCAGGTGCTGACCGAGGCGGGGCTTCTGCCCGGCGCCCTGATGCGCAATGCGGGCCTCAAATTCGTCTGCAAGGACGTGCATCTGCGCGTCGAGCGTACGGATACCCGCTTCACCCGCCGCTATCGCACGGGTCAGGTGATCCGCGTGCCAGTCGCGCACGGCGACGGCAACTATTTCGCCGATGAAGAGACGCTCAAGCGGCTTGAGGGCGAAGGCCGGGTCCTGTTCCGATATTGCGCCGATGACGGCGGCCTGTCCGACGCCGCGAACCCCAACGG carries:
- a CDS encoding aldolase/citrate lyase family protein: MAAIALKSRFANGDTLYAAWHAFAAPEVAVALARDGWDAVVIDMQHGQSPYTDMAEAVAGVAAAGAAPVVRVGIGDEALIGRAPDAGAAGVICPMINSGQEAAAFARACKYPPLGQRSFATVRAMDVHGMTGPEYLKAANDLVLTFAMVETAQALKHIDSIASTPGIDAIFVGPNDLSVSLSDGTAVDPTLPKVEQALRLIARKCEAHQVVAGAFANTPEIARTYREMGFSFIAVASDAAYLSAGSRAILKAAKDLD
- a CDS encoding DUF1476 domain-containing protein, which gives rise to MTTFDKRQEGFEAKFAHDEELKFRATARRNKLLGLWAAEKLGLSGEQAEAYAKSVVKADFEEPGEEDVFRKLRSDFDARGVEQSDHQIRRTMEELMAKAVTELGGK
- a CDS encoding phosphoribosylaminoimidazolesuccinocarboxamide synthase, yielding MNRRRRVYEGKAKILYEGPEPGTLVQHFKDDATAFNRKKHAIVDGKGVLNNRISEYIFQRLNEIGVPTHFIRRLNMREQLIREVEIIPLEVVVRNIAAGSISERLGIAEGTPLPRSIVEFYYKNDELNDPMVAEEHITAFGWANPQEIDDIMSLALRVNDFLSGLLLGVGIRLIDFKMEFGRHYENDLVRIVLADEISPDSCRLWDVQTADKLDKDRFRRDMGGLIEAYTEVARRLGILVEQDQERPSGPVLVKH
- the purS gene encoding phosphoribosylformylglycinamidine synthase subunit PurS produces the protein MKARIIVTLKPGVFDPQGKAIQNALAALGFSGVKEVRQGKYIEVKLDETDKAKAEAEAEKMCEKLLANAVIENYAIELE
- the purQ gene encoding phosphoribosylformylglycinamidine synthase subunit PurQ, producing MSLQAAIILFPGINRERDMGLAVKAVSGRDPRIVWYMETELPAADVFIIAGGFSYGDYLRSGAIAARAPVMADLARKAEAGATVLGICNGFQVLTEAGLLPGALMRNAGLKFVCKDVHLRVERTDTRFTRRYRTGQVIRVPVAHGDGNYFADEETLKRLEGEGRVLFRYCADDGGLSDAANPNGSIDHIAGVVNGAGNVLGMMPHPEDLIDPLLGGTDGRAFFESVLESAA